In the genome of Mangifera indica cultivar Alphonso chromosome 9, CATAS_Mindica_2.1, whole genome shotgun sequence, the window TCAAATTGGTTCAAAGATATTATTACCCGGctccatttttttaataaaaactatttgtTCATCCACAAATCTAATTTCTCAATCATCAAATATCTAATAACCAAGGACTAAAATTAATGGCCAAGTTCATAATGTTGTTCCCTATTGTAGAGCACAGATGCTGAAATTAAAAAGCTAGAATCTCACTTTGACAGCAGACTGGCGAATTTGTTCATTGGCATCCATGCATCTTCCCAAAATCTTATCCCAGTACAACTGAATTATACCTCCACAGATGTTCGTATCACCAGCTCCAGCAGCAACTGGCACACTGCCGTCTTCTGCCGCATATTGAACTTCATTTTTACCAACTTTATCAGGTTCCATTTGACTTTCCGCATCAAGAAGATATTCATACATATTTTGCAATGCTTGCATCTGGTTAACAGAGTGTGTTGGGAACTTATTAAATGGAAAGAATATATCAAGAAGGGATCGTGTGTCTTTACCTTAAGACGAATATGAGAAGAAGGTGCTAATGTAGCCTCAACTATCTTCCCAATGTCCATTTCCAACATATACTCAGGCCTAGCAATCAAAACAAAGCCTAAAGCCTACACAAATCCAAAAAATGTAGATGAATATGGCAAACATTAAGCAATATTCATCAGAAATAAGTAGATCACGAAAAAGCATACCTGCAAAGATCTGACCTTTACACTAAAATCATCCATTTGAAGATATCTTTTGAACAAACTAAGACAGCTACCAACatcaaattttttgtcatttggTTACTTAACAAGGAATTGCCATAACGGATGAGTGATCCAAGACAAAAAAGAGACCGCCCCACTTGCTGAAACTGAtgaggacaaaaaaaaaaaaagaggaaaaacaatCTCAACATACAATTTGATTCCGTACATAGTTTCTTTATCAGACAAAGAATCATAGGTAGTGTATGATGAACATGAACAAACAAGTTTTTAAGACAAAATACTAACAATATCTGTAGCTAAACAATATGCATCAGGCTTTTAATATGGCATTCCTCGATACAAAAACAATGAGGACATAGAAGTTGGTAGCACTGATATCAGATTTTAACAAACTTGATgcagagaataaaaaaattaatgaaacaaataaattcaatcttgATAAACCAACTAACCTGCTTGCTGTCAGACTTCTGGCCATCTAAATACTTGAAAAAAACATGAATAAGATATGCAATTACACTTGAACTTCTTCCTGATACTTTACTCACAGAGCAGAGGCACctataaaaagaaaacactAAAGGCccataagaaaatatgaaaccACGGACAAGATTACTTTCTGAAGGGATGGAACAAATGACAGCTTGCAAAATATTGGTCAGAGCCTAAATTCACACCAACTGCTGGCCTGTAACATCATATGCATTCACACAACCCAAGAAGggaatataaatagataaatgagtTCACAGTTTCTCTCCATATATGACCAATTAAAATAGCAAAAAGTTGAAACCTTGAAGACTTGAAGAAATTTCACAAGCAGACAGAACAATTTGCACATATAAACACATGCTGAAGTCATTGCAAGAAATCAACTAAATGATAGAAATAAGAGAAGCTGGATCTACTTTATGCAAGCATGGACAACACTCAGAAAAGAATGTCGAACAATCATGTTCTTCAAGTCCTGTTCAAGTTCTTCAATTGCACTTTGAGGTAACTTTCGAATCAAGGATAGAACagaattaattatgaatattataCTCTCCAACAACTGCGCAACTACTCGGTTATCAACctggacaaaaataaaattcaattaaggtCAGCCACTGTTCCCGACAATTGAGAATTTGCAAATCTAGTTGCTTATTAAGGCAATATCAAGAAAGtgaaaattagaagaaataaagaaataaattctCTCGCATATATTCCCATAATATACTTCCAAGAAATCCTCTGTGCAACGCATCAAGAAAACTGCTTAAATTAAAACTGCCAAAGATATATTAGATTGGAATCGCAAGGTACCAGTGTTGTTCAAACATAAGCaattctaaaataaattaattcaatccaacaaagaaaaaatataaaaattaaacttgggtttggctaaaaaataatttctgatTCACAGACCCACTGCTGCACCCCCACTTCCACACCCACCTACACCATTTATATCCTgattcatttataacatattaagaCAGAATTGAGATAACCTGACTCTTAAGGTATGGTTGTAAAGTGATCACAAATTGCGAAGGGTCAGAAACTGGAGCACAAAGTCTAGGATCCACGTAACAAAATGCATGCAAGGCCAACACATAAGGAAGCGTACGACTCTCCACTCCCTCACTATTCATTTCCTCAACCTGGCCATGTAGAAGTTTATcattacaaatttcaaaaataaaaaagtaaaagtacTGCATTAACAAGCTAAGAAAATACCTGCAATATTTTTTCCAATAAGCACTTGCACATTGATTCACATCGTCTACGTACTGATGCAAGAGAAACAGGGTTGATCCCAGCAGCTTTAGCTGACTGGGGGAAAAAATCAAGGGCCAAGTTGCGCTTAATGACAGTGACAAGAAGCTGATTGTTTGGCATTCGCCTTAACAGTTCAACAATCTGCTCAGTCTTCTTAGCAACCTCCAAAGGAACAGAACTACCATCTCCAAAATACTGAGTCTGCAATCCCGAAGGTTCCTCAAACCAGAACTCATAAAATGTCTTGCAGACAAGATCCTGTAGACAAGCAAAGAATAAATATTAGGAATGTGTCAGGGAACCATCATTTCATACAGAATTTGACGCTTGTGTAAGCAAGATACcaataatttatcatttcataGTCTAATAAGTTTCTTTTGATCCAATTTAACGATTCCATGGAACTTCCCATTATAAAAAGACCACCAAGGGAAGAGCAATCCAGAAAATTTAGTACAAACCCATATATTAAGGTAAAACAAGATAAGCTCACAGCAGCCCATTATCTTATTCCACCCTAGACCAAGCAATCTGTACAACTGTACATGAGTTTGCTCAGATCACAGATCAGTGTTATGCAAGTATGATCAGTTCTATCCCCCTACTATAGCTCTTGACTCTGTATATTTGGAATTTTGTCTCATGTTGGCCATTTTCTTCCCAAAAAATCGCTGAATTTCACACTAATCAAAAGCTTTTGCTCTAAACTTGTAAAACTTCAGcagaaaaggaagagaagacACTTCAGAGAAAGAAATTGgtttgttgggttttttttcCACTTCCTTTTCAGTAGATTAAGGGCAGTAGAAACAAGTGAATCCCAATAAATATGTGAAAGGTACAGCGATAAAACCTAATGTGAAATGGAGCCATTCTGGCTCTGAAAAGATTTCAGATTTCTTAGCCTTGCCCTCTTACTCCAGCTTTGGTCCAGATTCcttgtataaaataaaaagtacaaCTTTGTCTCTTATGCTACAAAACATACTCATCacaaatgaatattaattttgactttTGATTGCTCGGCACTAGGAAGGCAAATTATTATCTACACGTTTGCCAAGAAGTAAAGCAGAATCATTTCaggtaacaataaaattaaaagaccATAAGAAACAATCTACATGGGGAAGCAGAGAGTAGATATTTAGCAATACAATTGTAAAATCACACGGACACCATTGATTCTGAGTTACCTGAACACTTGATTCATCGTCGCTAACACGAGAAATGATCTCATTGCAAGCAGTTGAAAATTCAGAGAAGTTAGCATTTGAAGTGCACATATCTCGAATGATTTTGATTGCTCTTTTCCGGACACTCACTCCAGTATCTTTTATCCTCTCTGCTACTTTCTCAAAATACTGACACATCACCGAAATATTTTTGGTGAACATATGCAACAGTGATAAATAACTTCAATCAACCATTTTTTctgataaaatatatgtatacagTGTAATTAAACATACCTTCAAAGCAACATCAGGATGTGAAGCAATATGCCGGCCAACAAGTTCCAATGCCGCCTCTCTTACTGATATTGCCGAGTCACAAAACCTTCCTTCAACAGCTAATTGTACACGTTTGTCACACAACACCTCGGGATCAGCTTCCACAATTATACTAACCTGCTCCCAATCACATAAAATATTCAGTACCATCAATAAAATCAAGCAAGCACATTCTCTTTCCAATAAAATGTACGAAAAAAATCCATTACCGCTCGTAAAGCTTTAGCTCTGATTATAGGAGAGTTTTCCCTTAAACTAGCCTGGAGACAAATCAttgaataagaatatatattttcgtAACTagtaaatttgaaaagaaaaaaaatcactcaCAAGAAGTACTTGAAGAATCTTATCAAAGCCTCTAGAGAAAGAATTATTTTGTCCTAGTGCTAAAGTGATCTTCTTGATGGAGTCCCTTGTCAACAAGGATGAAGCAGATCCAGATTGACGCACTATTGCTTTAGATTTCATTCTAGCAAGACAGTACATGGACTTTTGTTGAGATTTTGGGTCATCCTTGTACCACAGGCACACATAAAACCTGCACATAAACGATCTTCAGTTTAGTATCAATGCAACCATGATCCTGTGTGGAAAAAGCTTATTTAAGTCTATACCAACGAACAAAGAGATTAACATCATCAGCAGAGACAATATCTTGAAGGTAATTCAAGAGCATCTGTTGAACAATTTCAAGTTTTGTAATTGTATCAGAAGCTTCAGAATTGTTTTTTGACTGCTTCTGATCCTTTTTTCCATCATCCTTCCACTGTGATTTGCAGTATGATTGTAATACTAGAAGTTGATTCTGGCAAAGACAAAACTGACAATACCAACCACGACTAGGTACTTCATGCGTTCTTCCCCCCATGCAATCAGCATGAAAAAGTCTCTGACAAACTTGACATACAAACAACTTTTTTTCAGCCCTTCCATCCAAACAAATAGAACATGCATCTTTAGCATAACTCTTATCCATATTATCCTCAATCAGTTCCCGTAATATCCAGAATCTGTCCCTGCTGCAGAGGACTGCTTCCTGCTTCAACCTGGTAGCAATGGTACCAAGAAGATCAATGGCCATAGATCGTGCAGAGATGTCTTTGGATTTTAGCCCAGCATTCTGAAGCAGTAAGACACAAAGAACCTGCAAAAAATAGTTCCTTAGAATAGATAAACTAAAATGCAAATACTAAAGAACATAATATAGTTTATATGTATCTCACCTCTAGAATAGGAGCAGAAGCAGGATATTCTGGTAAATTCAACGTTGTTAATAAATCCATGACAAGATTCTCCATCATCACTTTCAGCTCATTGGCATCCTGAGTTTTTACACTTGAAAAGCGCTGAAGAACACGAGTCCAGAAAAGACAGCATGTCTCTGTTGCTGCTTCATGACACTTGGTGGGATAACCAGTATCAATTGAAACTTCCAACATGGAATTACCACTTGATTCTTTCCTGAAAGCTCCAGGGAGGTTTGCACTATTGTGGACCAACTGAATCAGCAATGCAGTAACCATCTGAATCTGCCTCTGTTCCTCATCAGGCAGGTGATATGTTCTCAATGCTCTCTTAGAGGATGGTAACTTCCAAAGAAGCTGAAGTATTTCATCTATCACAAATGTTCGATGCTGAGTGTATGAGTAAAATATCTGCAGAACCATTGGCAAAATATATGAGATTGGAAAATCAGCATTATAACATGTGCAAATATTTACTATGTATGCACACAAGTTGGCGTATCATCCATCATAGAATTATACCCCACTTATTACACCAATAGCCTTTAACTGCAAGAGCTGGATATTATCCACCAAAAATGTTGTAAAGCTTGTCTTCACCAGTTGTAAAATGCAACTATCAGATAGTTTCTCTATCAACAACAAATCCGTTAGTAAAACAAGAATAGTACAGAGCTTCTGAAGTATGGAATTCATAGCACCAGAGACCCTGtaagagaaaaaacataaacaataagaaaaaatctGACTTCAAATACACTAAAAAAGTTGAATATTTAGTGAGTACAGGAACAGCATATTGATAAGCACACTTGTTCAAAGCagatttcttcactttgacagtCTTGATATTGCGTCTTCTCTTGCTAACTGAACcaaattcaacatcaaattCTTCACCTTCATCAGCTGGGAAACAGATTGCAAAATATGTAGCTCAGTAAGACAAAATGAAAGTAAAACACAATTCTAAAACAAAGCGCAGTTGCTTCAAATAACAAATAGCAGAAAAGAAGGCCCAGAAAACACCAAGAGGTAATAATCTGTATGCAAATGGATCTATAGATAGAATAATATATTCAGAacacacaaaagaaaaagataaatagaAACTTAGAAAACAGAGAAGTTCCGCTTCTTGGAAAAATCAGAATACCAACCTTCAAATGCTCCATTTTCACTTGGTTTATGCAAAGCTCGGTATGTGGGATCATAAGCTGACATAATATCTGTTATTTGATGCCTTGAGAACTCCAAAATCCTTTCAATGATCTGGTAGAGTCATAGTAAAATTCATCATCATGGTATATAGATCATAGAGAATCACAATAAGGCATAGTAACATAAAGAAGGTATATTAATAGGCTGTGTCTGAATCTTGatgaaaaaataagtaaaaaggGTATACCTCTTCCTTGTAAAGCTGCTTTGGCATCTGATCATGAGCCATTACTGCTAAAGCTGCATGAATCGATTCCAGGGCACAAAAAACCGTTTCAACTGCGTCTGAATCTTGCTGAAATTTTTCCACCATAAAAGGAACGCATATAATCAATTTGTTAAGTATATTGAATCAGTGCAGCATAATATCAATGATGAAGCGTGCTATATCTAAAACTAATTGAAAtctttaaaggaaaaataaaaagtttagaaGGCAGAAGAATGAAAAACTTCACCAAATATTGGCATGAAATAAATGTGTGATTTATCAAACAAGAC includes:
- the LOC123226387 gene encoding LOW QUALITY PROTEIN: sister chromatid cohesion protein SCC2-like (The sequence of the model RefSeq protein was modified relative to this genomic sequence to represent the inferred CDS: inserted 1 base in 1 codon) translates to MSSFPSNSASGSRSGFGAGPRGIGLSNTIHSEVATCLPLLSLPVFCGASDPDLCLFDEVSTGSYGSYRSLNRPEILAQSSRITDLLRETDVSYLHFRDKLNPVSCRYVEPLELHNKVLCCDAEAFEYVTPGQVKEQVAGPTVFERNDSQTNVPFISGLQRDYNESQNHQVNCVHETSISSSRKPKVKKKGGDDLFSSTQPDPTELQDAAIQSFCEMLEDFCGRATIPTEDQNEPEWLSLPVADIRMLVNEIMSIRAKKLLHLVSVDVLVRLLQVLDHQIHRAEGLSIDERVHQDSDAVETVFCALESIHAALAVMAHDQMPKQLYKEEIIERILEFSRHQITDIMSAYDPTYRALHKPSENGAFEADEGEEFDVEFGSVSKRRRNIKTVKVKKSALNKVSGAMNSILQKLCTILVLLTDLLLIEKLSDSCILQLVKTSFTTFLVDNIQLLQLKAIGVISGIFYSYTQHRTFVIDEILQLLWKLPSSKRALRTYHLPDEEQRQIQMVTALLIQLVHNSANLPGAFRKESSGNSMLEVSIDTGYPTKCHEAATETCCLFWTRVLQRFSSVKTQDANELKVMMENLVMDLLTTLNLPEYPASAPILEVLCVLLLQNAGLKSKDISARSMAIDLLGTIATRLKQEAVLCSRDRFWILRELIEDNMDKSYAKDACSICLDGRAEKKLFVCQVCQRLFHADCMGGRTHEVPSRGWYCQFCLCQNQLLVLQSYCKSQWKDDGKKDQKQSKNNSEASDTITKLEIVQQMLLNYLQDIVSADDVNLFVRWFYVCLWYKDDPKSQQKSMYCLARMKSKAIVRQSGSASSLLTRDSIKKITLALGQNNSFSRGFDKILQVLLASLRENSPIIRAKALRAVSIIVEADPEVLCDKRVQLAVEGRFCDSAISVREAALELVGRHIASHPDVALKYFEKVAERIKDTGVSVRKRAIKIIRDMCTSNANFSEFSTACNEIISRVSDDESSVQDLVCKTFYEFWFEEPSGLQTQYFGDGSSVPLEVAKKTEQIVELLRRMPNNQLLVTVIKRNLALDFFPQSAKAAGINPVSLASVRRRCESMCKCLLEKILQVEEMNSEGVESRTLPYVLALHAFCYVDPRLCAPVSDPSQFVITLQPYLKSQVDNRVVAQLLESIIFIINSVLSLIRKLPQSAIEELEQDLKNMIVRHSFLSVVHACIKCLCSVSKVSGRSSSVIAYLIHVFFKYLDGQKSDSKQFQQVGRSLFCLGSLIRYGNSLLSNQMTKNLMLVAXLSLFKRYLQMDDFSVKVRSLQALGFVLIARPEYMLEMDIGKIVEATLAPSSHIRLKMQALQNMYEYLLDAESQMEPDKVGKNEVQYAAEDGSVPVAAGAGDTNICGGIIQLYWDKILGRCMDANEQIRQSAVKIVEVVLRQGLVHPITCVPHLIALETDPQEVNSKLAHHLLMNMNEKYPAFFESRLGDGLQMSFLFIQSLGGGSPDSLNQKLQSKVPGNMKGKFDGGSLSQARLGVSRIYKLIRGNRNSRNKFMSSIIRKYDNLSLDNSVIPFLIYCTEVLALLPFTLPDEPLYLIYTINRIIQVRAGALEANMKATSMGLLQRDAQKTMHENGMFQQESYQPVFNHMTAMDLIGTMKEEPAAQHNFCHISSIDLDGTIQPEPTVQTMSHHMPPREAMMHDASSVESCSISENDLHKIQIDTIAATALQLLLKLKRHLKIVYSLNDAQCQVYSPTEVQKPGEILSRQNIPFDISDMHGTLPSTYQEFIQRYQELKNALREDTIDYSVYTANIKKKRPTPRKGPRSGRMTGMDDVDGYSDEEYVAGVRRTNNNGRKVNNYRRR